A single genomic interval of Helianthus annuus cultivar XRQ/B chromosome 6, HanXRQr2.0-SUNRISE, whole genome shotgun sequence harbors:
- the LOC110864391 gene encoding nucleoporin nup211: MFKSARWRSDKSKIKAVFKLQFHATQLAAVGGDSLTIAVIPNDVGKPTARLEKTKVKDGSCHWEKPHFETVKFTQDQKTGKINEKLYRFVVATGSSVFGIVGEVSLDFSKYSEATKLSSLSLPLKYARSTSVLHISIQRVQDQREVNESDIVNEDNNSLTVHSSNGDIEGSLQNDSVEDHAVLTDNNVRDHAASSVSDITLSGSDSSSGLDTPRQPEPTDTKPAHEASKPPIYEGHHKSSQWDWLDGSVHELSTDDSSMLSPRETLSREISDEGSGSPDDVIKKLKGELVILARQAEVSEMEIQTLRKQIVKESKRSQDLSKEVVALKEERNELKEECEKMKVKVKVKSSLSTEGGDPWALADELRQELNYEKDLNSNLRLQLQKTQESNAELILAVRDLDEMLESKSKCATAPKLQEVNAKSDTDDEDQKALEDIVREHSGMKDAYIQEQKIIDLYNEIELYKRDKDELEMQMEQIALDYEILKQENHDLSYKLEQSQIQEQLKMQYECSTSYADVNELESQIENLHNELKLKSKELSESTLAVKELETQIKNLEEQFGTQADGFEADMEDLIRAKVEQEQRAIHAEENIRKVKLQNAHTAGKLQEEFRKLSIEMASAFRENENAAMKAIDEASRLRVEKKHLEETIKKVKKEFDHLGSQYEDKLADLTSEITLKSKQLGEMEKQIENLSHELTHQKTSYNAMIEDLDGEINDRETEIRLVKVDLESLENELRDLKNAKNDKDNEVERLQSEIERLKSRCNDMKQFCKENESEKENLKKQVSQLKGDLKKKDEAISSIEKRLKEGSKPPPRNNKTVPVSRSPKEVNNMKEKVKQLEGQINLKEIALERAEASFLEKEKDLKHRIEDLERRLEVLDQNIKNPQASTAQNRNDAEIKKAGDQEIFELLNKNKCMEVELKEMQERYSEISLKFAEVEGERQQLVMTLRNLKNSKLMVQT, from the exons ATGTTCAAGTCTGCAAGATGGAGGAGTGATAAAAGCAAGATCAAAGCTGTGTTCAAGCTGCAGTTTCATGCAACCCAG TTAGCAGCAGTTGGAGGAGATTCTTTGACAATAGCTGTGATTCCTAATGATGTTGGAAAGCCAACAGCAAGATTAGAGAAAACAAAAGTTAAAGATGGAAGTTGCCACTGGGAAAAACCGCATTTCGAAACTGTGAAGTTCACTCAGGATCAAAAAACCGGAAAGATCAACGAGAAACTATATCGTTTTGTTGTCGCAACG GGTTCTTCGGTTTTTGGAATTGTTGGAGAAGTTTCGCTTGATTTTTCGAAGTATAGCGAGGCTACAaagctttcttctctttctctgccTCTCAAATATGCAAGATCCACGAGTGTATTGCAT ATATCAATTCAAAGGGTGCAAGATCAAAG GGAGGTCAACGAAAGTGACATTGTGAATGAAGATAATAACAGTTTGACGGTACATTCTAGTAACGGTGATATAGAAGGAAGCCTGCAAAATGATTCTGTTGAA GATCACGCGGTCTTGACCGATAACAATGTTAGAGATCACGCTGCATCCAGTGTATCCGATATCACACTTTCAGGTTCAGATAGCAGCTCTGGACTCGACACTCCACGACAACCCGAACCTACGGACACAAAACCGGCTCATGAAGCCTCTAAACCACCGATCTACGAGGGACATCATAAATCATCACAATGGGATTGGTTAGATGGTTCGGTTCACGAGTTAAGTACAGATGATTCCTCTATGTTAAGTCCAAGGGAGACCCTTTCAAGAGAGATATCTGATGAGGGTTCTGGTTCTCCAGATGATGTCATCAAAAAGCTTAAGGGCGAACTCGTGATTTTGGCTCGGCAAGCTGAGGTCTCGGAAATGGAGATACAAACGCTTCGGAAACAAATCGTGAAAGAGAGCAAACGGAGTCAGGATCTTTCGAAAGAAGTTGTTGCGCTTAAGGAAGAGAGAAATGAATTGAAGGAAGAGTGTGAAAAgatgaaagtcaaagtcaaagtcaagagtagTTTGTCGACGGAGGGAGGGGATCCGTGGGCTCTTGCCGATGAGCTGAGACAAGAACTGAATTACGAAAAGGATTTGAATTCGAATCTCCGGTTACAACTTCAGAAAACACAAGAATCAAACGCAGAGTTGATTCTTGCGGTTCGGGACTTAGATGAGATGCTCGAGTCAAAGTCAAAATGTGCTACTGCGCCGAAGTTGCAAGAAGTCAACGCCAAATCCGACACGGACGACGAAGATCAAAAGGCGTTAGAAGATATCGTTAGAGAACATAGTGGCATGAAAGATGCGTATATACAAGAGCAAAAGATTATCGATCTTTATAACGAAATAGAATTATACAAACGAGATAAAGACGAGCTAGAGATGCAAATGGAGCAGATCGCTCTCGATTACGAGATTTTAAAGCAGGAAAATCATGATTTGTCTTACAAACTGGAACAAAGTCAAATTCAGGAACAGTTAAAGATGCAATACGAATGTTCAACGTCTTATGCCGATGTAAACGAACTCGAATCGCAGATTGAAAACTTACACAACGAGCTCAAGTTAAAATCCAAAGAATTATCAGAATCGACTCTTGCGGTTAAAGAATTGGAAACGCAAATCAAGAATTTGGAAGAACAATTTGGTACACAAGCAGACGGGTTTGAGGCGGATATGGAAGATTTAATACGTGCGAAAGTCGAGCAAGAACAAAGAGCGATTCATGCAGAGGAGAATATAAGAAAAGTCAAACTTCAAAACGCTCATACCGCTGGAAAACTTCAAGAGGAATTCAGAAAATTATCGATAGAAATGGCATCGGCTTTTCGAGAAAATGAAAATGCAGCGATGAAAGCCATTGATGAAGCCAGTCGACTCAGGGTAGAGAAAAAACATCTTGAAGAGACGATCAAGAAAGTCAAAAAAGAGTTTGACCATCTCGGGAGCCAATACGAAGACAAATTGGCTGATCTAACAAGCGAAATAACTCTAAAGTCGAAACAATTAGGAGAAATGGAGAAACAGATTGAGAACTTATCTCATGAGCTTACACATCAAAAAACTAGTTATAACGCCATGATTGAGGATCTCGATGGTGAAATAAACGACCGTGAAACCGAGATCCGTTTGGTAAAGGTGGATCTCGAGAGTTTAGAAAACGAGCTTAGGGATTTGAAAAACGCTAAAAATGATAAGGATAATGAAGTCGAAAGGCTGCAATCGGAGATAGAACGGCTGAAATCCAGATGTAACGACATGAAACAGTTCTGTAAAGAGAATGAATCGGagaaagaaaatttgaaaaaacagGTGTCTCAACTAAAAGGTGATCTCAAGAAGAAAGATGAAGCTATTAGTAGTATTGAGAAAAGGCTTAAGGAGGGAAGCAAACCGCCTCCGAGAAATAATAAAACCGTCCCGGTTTCTCGCAGCCCGAAAGAGGTCAACAATATGAAAGAAAAAGTCAAACAACTCGAG GGCCAAATAAACCTCAAGGAAATAGCGTTAGAACGCGCCGAAGCTTCATTTCTGGAGAAAGAGAAAGATCTTAAACATAGAATTGAAGACTTGGAAAGACGATTAGAGGTTCTTGATCAAAACATCAAGAATCCACAG GCATCTACAGCTCAAAATCGTAATGATGCCGAGATTAAGAAGGCGGGAGATCAAGAAATCTTTGAATTACTAAATAAAAACAAGTGTATGGAAGTAGAATTGAAGGAAATGCAAGAAAGATATTCAGAAATAAGTCTAAAGTTTGCAGAGGTGGAGGGTGAAAGGCAACAACTTGTAATGACTCTTAGAAACCTCAAGAACTCTAAGTTGATGGTACAAACATAA